The following proteins come from a genomic window of Actinomycetota bacterium:
- a CDS encoding sigma-70 family RNA polymerase sigma factor: MSDRTSAGDQGPVRQELTERARQRLFEEQALPYLDRLYGAALRYTRNPADAEDLVQETFAKAYDKFHQYEQGTNLRAWLYRILTNTYINQYRKQQRRPDEYPQEDVGEFSLYDWLAGAGASAEHEVLDVITADEVKQALADLPEQFRMAVYLADVEGFSYKEIADIMGTPVGTVMSRLHRGRKQLEKALAEYARERGILGRDAAERV, encoded by the coding sequence ATGAGCGACCGCACGAGCGCGGGCGACCAGGGCCCCGTCCGCCAGGAGCTCACCGAGCGAGCGCGTCAGCGGCTGTTCGAGGAGCAGGCCCTTCCCTACCTCGATCGGCTGTACGGCGCAGCCCTGCGCTACACGCGCAACCCCGCCGACGCCGAGGATCTCGTCCAGGAGACGTTCGCCAAGGCCTACGACAAATTCCACCAGTACGAACAGGGCACCAACCTGCGCGCGTGGCTGTACCGCATCCTCACCAACACCTACATCAACCAGTACCGCAAGCAGCAACGGCGTCCCGACGAGTACCCCCAAGAGGATGTCGGGGAGTTCTCGCTCTACGACTGGCTCGCCGGGGCGGGCGCTTCCGCCGAGCACGAGGTGCTCGACGTCATCACCGCCGATGAGGTGAAGCAGGCCCTCGCCGACCTTCCCGAGCAGTTCCGCATGGCGGTGTACCTCGCCGATGTGGAGGGCTTCTCCTACAAGGAGATCGCCGACATCATGGGGACGCCGGTCGGCACGGTGATGTCGCGTCTGCACCGGGGAAGGAAACAGCTCGAGAAGGCGTTGGCCGAGTACGCGCGTGAGCGCGGGATCCTGGGACGGGATGCCGCCGAACGTGTGTGA
- a CDS encoding PAS domain-containing sensor histidine kinase, whose product MSSLAELVKVRAGLSDDALDHLQALVSDWQILADLSFADLLLFCRTPDEQLIVVSQMRPYTAQTLYHEDLVGRIFLPEQRPTVLRCFKDGRIVRDGDPDWSTGVPVREEAIPVCLDGGVLAVVTREANLSMVRSPSQLELTYLQTAGELAQMLAEGHFPFPSEDHERELAPRVGDGLMRVNPTGMVVYASPNAISAYRRLGVVDNIVGRHLAEFDLDDEAVSEALADGEPLESEVEARGAVVLRRLIPLVRGTDVLGGLMIMREVTELRRHERLLLYKDATIREIHHRVKNNLQTVASLLRLQSRRLASEEGREALGESVRRISSIALVHETLSQESRQRVSFDKVAQPLMDMLASGLADPDRRVKMSLIGSAGELPAEVATPLALILSELVQNSLEHGFSDGSGGGDVEVVLHRGQASLRLTVCDNGVGVDEGWRLESDANLGLQIANTLLVTELGGRLDVRRTSPEGGTTCIAQLPLPGAGAAVV is encoded by the coding sequence ATGTCGTCACTCGCCGAGCTGGTCAAGGTCCGCGCGGGGCTGTCCGACGACGCGCTCGATCACCTGCAGGCACTGGTCTCGGACTGGCAGATCCTCGCCGATCTGTCGTTCGCGGACCTGCTGTTGTTCTGCCGGACGCCCGACGAGCAGCTGATCGTCGTCTCCCAGATGCGGCCCTACACCGCACAGACCTTGTACCACGAGGACCTCGTGGGTCGGATCTTCCTGCCCGAGCAGCGCCCCACCGTCCTGCGCTGTTTCAAGGACGGGCGCATCGTCCGCGACGGCGACCCCGACTGGTCCACCGGCGTTCCCGTCCGCGAGGAGGCCATCCCCGTGTGCCTCGACGGTGGGGTCCTCGCCGTCGTCACCCGCGAGGCGAACCTGTCCATGGTGCGCTCGCCGTCCCAGCTGGAGCTGACGTACCTGCAGACGGCCGGCGAGCTGGCCCAGATGCTCGCTGAGGGCCACTTCCCGTTCCCGAGTGAGGATCACGAGCGGGAGCTGGCACCCAGAGTCGGCGACGGCCTCATGCGCGTGAACCCGACCGGCATGGTCGTCTACGCCAGCCCCAACGCGATCAGCGCGTACCGCCGCCTGGGCGTGGTGGACAACATCGTGGGGCGCCACCTCGCTGAGTTCGACCTCGACGACGAGGCGGTCAGCGAGGCGCTCGCCGACGGCGAGCCGCTGGAGAGCGAGGTGGAGGCCCGCGGGGCCGTCGTACTGCGCCGTCTGATCCCACTGGTGCGTGGGACCGACGTGCTCGGTGGGCTGATGATCATGCGGGAGGTCACCGAACTGCGCCGGCACGAGCGCCTGCTGCTGTACAAGGACGCGACGATCCGCGAGATCCACCACCGCGTGAAGAACAACCTCCAGACGGTGGCGTCCTTGCTCCGGCTGCAGTCGCGCCGACTCGCCAGCGAAGAGGGCCGGGAAGCGTTGGGGGAGTCCGTGCGTCGCATCTCGTCGATCGCGCTGGTCCACGAGACGCTGTCCCAGGAGAGCCGCCAGCGGGTCTCGTTCGACAAGGTAGCCCAGCCGCTGATGGACATGCTGGCGTCGGGGCTGGCCGACCCCGACCGTCGCGTCAAGATGTCTCTGATCGGCTCGGCCGGGGAACTTCCCGCAGAGGTGGCGACACCGCTGGCGCTGATCCTGTCGGAGCTGGTGCAGAACAGCCTGGAGCACGGCTTCTCGGACGGCAGCGGCGGGGGAGACGTCGAGGTCGTGCTGCACCGGGGGCAGGCGAGCCTGCGGCTCACGGTGTGCGACAACGGGGTCGGCGTCGACGAGGGCTGGCGGCTGGAGAGCGACGCCAACCTGGGCCTGCAGATCGCGAACACGCTGCTGGTGACAGAGCTGGGCGGGCGCCTGGACGTCCGCCGCACGAGCCCTGAGGGCGGCACGACCTGCATCGCTCAGCTGCCCCTGCCCGGTGCCGGGGCCGCTGTCGTCTAG
- a CDS encoding transcriptional regulator, whose translation MPPGGLRCVTPTRSDGEERAVASYAEEVGTRLRRIRMQQGLSLQDVERRSGGKWKAAVVGSYERGDRNISAARLCELAEFYGVSPTEVLPQEDAPRPVEHAQAMVIDLSKLDTSDRWSGVRRYCESIQVERGDFNRQVLSVRADDLRALAVIMGTRPDTLVDVLRQEGILLDR comes from the coding sequence ATGCCACCCGGAGGGTTACGCTGTGTGACGCCAACGCGGTCCGACGGTGAGGAGCGAGCGGTGGCGTCGTACGCCGAGGAGGTCGGGACCCGGCTTCGCCGCATCCGGATGCAGCAGGGGCTGTCCCTCCAGGACGTCGAGCGGCGCTCGGGAGGGAAGTGGAAGGCCGCTGTGGTCGGGTCCTACGAGCGCGGCGATCGCAACATCAGCGCGGCCCGACTGTGCGAGCTCGCCGAGTTCTACGGGGTCTCTCCCACCGAGGTGCTGCCTCAGGAGGATGCGCCCCGCCCCGTCGAGCACGCGCAGGCGATGGTGATCGACCTGTCAAAGCTCGACACGTCCGACCGCTGGTCGGGCGTGCGCAGGTACTGCGAATCGATCCAGGTGGAACGGGGCGACTTCAACCGCCAGGTCCTGTCGGTGCGCGCGGACGACCTACGGGCGCTCGCGGTGATCATGGGCACCCGCCCCGACACGCTCGTCGACGTGCTCCGCCAGGAGGGGATCCTCCTGGACCGCTGA
- a CDS encoding GDP-mannose 4,6-dehydratase, translating to MLVTGGAGFIGSNLVDRLLAEGRDVVVVDDLSTGRLANLAAARAHGGGRFEFQRLDITSGALEAVVDKHRPDVIMHLAAQMNVRASVADPQHDARVNILGTIEVLEAARRYGTRKVVFATSGGCVYGEPPEEELPIPEDHLGYAHSPYGASKRSAEDYLRTYRELYGLAWTSLALSNVYGPRQDPYGEAGVVAMFTDQMLASQPAVIYGDGEQTRDFVYVDDVVHAFVLAMERGDDARFNIGTGERTSVNQLFRALAAATDYPHDPVHAPERPGELRHNALDCRKAAQGLGWKPWTTLEEGLAATLQGAADATPA from the coding sequence ATCCTGGTGACCGGCGGGGCCGGCTTCATCGGCTCGAATCTGGTCGACCGACTCCTGGCCGAGGGCCGCGACGTGGTCGTCGTGGACGACCTGTCAACCGGTCGACTGGCGAACCTGGCCGCCGCCCGTGCTCACGGCGGGGGCCGTTTCGAGTTCCAGCGGCTGGACATCACGTCCGGCGCGTTGGAGGCGGTCGTCGACAAGCACCGCCCCGACGTGATCATGCACCTGGCGGCCCAGATGAACGTCCGTGCCAGCGTCGCCGACCCCCAGCACGACGCGCGGGTCAACATCCTGGGAACGATCGAGGTGCTCGAGGCCGCCCGTCGCTACGGGACCCGCAAGGTGGTGTTCGCCACGTCGGGCGGGTGCGTCTACGGCGAACCGCCGGAGGAGGAGCTGCCCATCCCTGAGGACCACCTCGGGTACGCGCACTCCCCGTACGGGGCCAGCAAGCGCTCCGCCGAGGACTACCTGCGCACCTACCGCGAGCTGTACGGCCTCGCCTGGACGTCGCTGGCGCTGTCCAACGTCTACGGCCCCCGGCAGGACCCCTACGGGGAAGCGGGGGTCGTGGCGATGTTCACCGATCAGATGCTCGCGAGTCAGCCGGCGGTGATCTACGGCGACGGCGAGCAGACCCGCGATTTCGTCTACGTCGACGATGTGGTTCACGCCTTCGTCCTGGCGATGGAGCGGGGCGACGACGCGCGGTTCAACATCGGGACCGGGGAGCGCACCAGCGTCAACCAGCTGTTCCGGGCGCTGGCCGCCGCGACCGACTACCCCCACGATCCCGTCCACGCCCCGGAACGCCCCGGTGAGCTGCGACACAACGCGCTGGACTGCCGCAAGGCCGCCCAAGGGCTGGGATGGAAGCCGTGGACCACGCTGGAGGAGGGGCTGGCGGCGACCTTGCAGGGGGCGGCGGACGCAACCCCGGCCTGA
- a CDS encoding DUF5317 domain-containing protein translates to MPFTVVVLVVAIATAVARGGRLDRIAEADLRWNWLLFPGLGLQVAVDVFAASGTHGWASTATVLASQALVLGWITANRYRRGMPLIFLGLFANAVVIAANGAMPVDPDAMAAAGLGGARIVAGKHQLLTDTTRLRWLADVVPVAPLRTVISVGDILLAAGLLPLVHHLMTYRSPVERRGGPRPSALDDGGAAGPAVRHP, encoded by the coding sequence GTGCCATTCACCGTGGTGGTCCTCGTCGTCGCGATCGCGACCGCTGTCGCCCGGGGTGGGCGACTGGACCGGATCGCCGAAGCCGACCTCCGCTGGAACTGGCTGCTGTTCCCGGGGCTGGGGCTGCAGGTCGCCGTCGACGTGTTCGCTGCGTCGGGAACACACGGTTGGGCGTCGACCGCAACGGTGCTGGCCAGTCAAGCGCTGGTCCTGGGATGGATCACCGCGAACCGGTACCGCCGGGGGATGCCTCTGATCTTCCTCGGGTTGTTCGCCAACGCGGTCGTAATCGCCGCGAACGGCGCGATGCCGGTCGATCCGGACGCGATGGCAGCGGCGGGACTCGGCGGGGCGCGCATCGTGGCCGGCAAGCACCAGCTGCTGACCGACACGACGCGGTTGCGCTGGCTCGCGGACGTCGTCCCGGTGGCACCGCTGCGCACGGTGATCTCGGTGGGCGACATCCTGCTGGCGGCCGGACTGCTCCCGCTGGTCCACCACCTGATGACCTACCGCTCACCGGTCGAGCGACGTGGGGGGCCGCGGCCGTCGGCGCTGGACGATGGCGGTGCCGCCGGCCCGGCGGTGAGGCACCCGTGA
- the rsrA gene encoding mycothiol system anti-sigma-R factor has protein sequence MRVDCPEALERLERYLDGELDDAQIADISMHLARCFPCGDRAEFERQLREVIRTRAAETAPAGLLERVRGRCRETAVLREAAAEA, from the coding sequence ATGAGGGTCGACTGTCCTGAAGCGCTCGAGCGCCTCGAGAGGTACCTCGATGGTGAACTGGACGACGCGCAGATCGCCGACATCTCGATGCACCTGGCTCGGTGCTTCCCGTGCGGGGATCGCGCCGAGTTCGAGCGCCAACTTCGTGAGGTGATCCGCACCCGCGCCGCCGAGACCGCCCCCGCTGGGCTGTTGGAGAGGGTCCGGGGGCGTTGCCGCGAGACCGCCGTCCTGCGGGAGGCTGCCGCAGAAGCCTGA
- a CDS encoding WhiB family transcriptional regulator: MDWRTQAACMDQDPELFFPVGTTGPAVDQAATAKQVCARCDVREPCLEFALSTNQDAGVWGGLTEEERRTLKRQRQRQRRRIAS; encoded by the coding sequence ATGGATTGGCGCACCCAAGCAGCGTGCATGGACCAGGATCCCGAGCTGTTCTTTCCAGTCGGGACGACGGGACCCGCGGTCGACCAGGCGGCGACAGCCAAACAGGTGTGCGCCCGGTGCGACGTCCGCGAGCCGTGTCTCGAGTTCGCCCTCAGCACCAACCAGGACGCGGGCGTCTGGGGTGGGTTGACCGAGGAGGAGCGGCGCACGCTCAAGCGCCAGCGCCAGCGTCAGCGTCGCCGCATCGCCAGCTGA